The following proteins are encoded in a genomic region of Bacillus sp. FJAT-22090:
- the topA gene encoding type I DNA topoisomerase: MSDYLVIVESPAKAKTIERYLGKKYKVKASIGHVRDLPRSQMGVDVENDYEPKYITIRGKGPVLQDLKNAAKKAKKVYLAADPDREGEAIAWHLANSLNVDINSECRVVFNEITKDAILESFKHPRPINMDLVDAQQARRILDRLVGYNISPILWKKVKKGLSAGRVQSVALRLIIDRENEINNFVPEEYWTIEGQFEKSKKAFDALYYGTDKDKIKLTNESEVKDVLKGMKGKKFEVANVVKKERKRNPAASFTTSSLQQEAARKLNFRARKTMMLAQQLYEGIDLGKKEGTVGLITYMRTDSTRISDTAKADAHAYIQNEYGSEYITSKKEEKQSKKAQDAHEAVRPTSVLRTPEQLKSILSRDLYRLYKLIWERFIASQMAPAILDTVSVDMKNGNAIFRANGSQVKFPGFMKVYVEGTDDQTDDKDKLLPVLEVGDKVNALSIEPKQHFTQPPPRYSEARLVKTLEELGIGRPSTYAPTLDTIQKRGYVALETKRFVPTELGTIVHQLVLEFFPNILNIEFTAQMEKDLDSVEEGQVRWVEVIDGFYKDFAKHVEHADAEMEKIVIKDEPTGEDCENCGSPMVYKLGRYGKFMACSNFPDCRNTKAIVKEIGVPCPSCGEGQIVERKSKTKRIFYGCDRYPTCDFVSWDKPINRPCPKCNDMLVEKKLKKGVQIQCVACDYKEDPQS, translated from the coding sequence ATGTCGGATTATTTAGTTATTGTGGAATCGCCAGCAAAGGCAAAAACAATTGAACGATATCTTGGAAAAAAATATAAAGTAAAAGCATCCATCGGTCACGTGCGGGATTTGCCGAGAAGTCAAATGGGTGTAGATGTAGAAAATGACTATGAACCAAAATATATTACTATACGAGGAAAAGGTCCCGTATTGCAAGACCTGAAAAATGCTGCAAAAAAAGCGAAGAAAGTTTATCTCGCGGCTGACCCCGACAGAGAAGGGGAAGCAATTGCTTGGCACTTAGCTAACTCATTGAATGTTGATATTAATTCGGAATGCCGAGTTGTGTTCAATGAAATTACAAAAGACGCTATTTTAGAATCATTTAAACATCCTAGACCTATAAATATGGATTTAGTAGATGCACAACAGGCTAGAAGAATTTTAGATCGCCTAGTTGGCTACAACATTAGTCCAATTTTATGGAAGAAAGTGAAAAAAGGTTTATCTGCTGGACGAGTTCAATCTGTAGCATTACGTTTAATCATTGACCGTGAAAATGAAATAAATAACTTTGTTCCAGAAGAGTATTGGACGATTGAAGGGCAATTCGAGAAAAGTAAAAAAGCATTCGATGCTCTTTATTATGGTACGGATAAAGATAAAATTAAGCTAACAAACGAAAGTGAAGTAAAAGATGTTCTTAAAGGAATGAAAGGCAAAAAGTTTGAAGTAGCAAATGTCGTGAAAAAAGAAAGAAAAAGAAATCCAGCTGCATCATTTACAACTTCTTCTCTTCAACAGGAAGCTGCTCGTAAACTTAACTTCCGAGCTAGAAAAACGATGATGCTTGCGCAACAATTGTATGAAGGAATTGACCTTGGAAAAAAAGAAGGTACTGTAGGTTTAATCACATACATGCGTACAGATTCTACTAGAATCTCTGATACAGCTAAGGCTGATGCACATGCATACATTCAAAATGAATACGGATCAGAATATATAACGAGTAAAAAAGAAGAAAAACAATCCAAAAAAGCTCAGGATGCGCATGAGGCAGTAAGACCAACAAGTGTTCTAAGAACACCAGAGCAGTTAAAGAGCATCCTATCTAGAGATTTATATCGTTTATATAAATTGATTTGGGAGAGATTTATTGCTAGCCAGATGGCCCCTGCAATATTAGATACAGTTTCGGTTGATATGAAAAATGGGAACGCAATATTTAGAGCAAATGGTTCACAAGTAAAATTCCCAGGATTCATGAAAGTGTATGTGGAAGGCACGGATGACCAAACGGATGACAAAGACAAACTGTTGCCTGTATTAGAGGTTGGAGATAAAGTAAATGCGCTTTCGATTGAACCTAAACAACATTTCACACAGCCACCACCAAGATATTCAGAAGCAAGACTAGTTAAAACGCTAGAAGAACTTGGGATAGGCAGACCATCCACATATGCCCCTACACTGGATACGATACAAAAAAGAGGGTATGTGGCATTAGAGACTAAACGTTTTGTACCAACTGAGCTTGGAACAATCGTACATCAACTAGTACTTGAATTTTTCCCAAATATTTTAAATATCGAGTTTACAGCACAAATGGAAAAAGACTTAGATAGTGTGGAAGAAGGACAAGTTAGATGGGTCGAAGTCATAGATGGATTTTATAAAGATTTTGCTAAACATGTAGAGCATGCGGATGCTGAAATGGAAAAAATCGTTATAAAAGATGAGCCTACTGGTGAAGATTGTGAAAACTGTGGTTCTCCAATGGTCTATAAATTAGGACGATATGGTAAATTCATGGCTTGTAGTAATTTCCCAGATTGTAGAAACACGAAAGCAATTGTGAAAGAAATTGGCGTTCCATGTCCATCTTGTGGAGAAGGGCAGATTGTCGAACGTAAAAGTAAAACAAAGAGAATTTTTTATGGATGCGATCGTTATCCTACATGCGACTTTGTTTCTTGGGATAAGCCGATTAATAGACCATGTCCTAAATGTAATGATATGTTAGTAGAGAAAAAGCTGAAAAAAGGCGTACAAATTCAATGTGTAGCTTGTGATTATAAAGAAGATCCACAGAGTTAA
- the dprA gene encoding DNA-processing protein DprA: MINSEEKWINRFLALHYVFPVPMNKLHPLIEYNPTLQLEKMQTSLLVGLLRITENRAIQLKNMYQKFVETPFLQIYDNHQITPIIFTNPNYPTSLKNLYDPPAVLYVKGDTTLLNMHKKLAIIGSREATYYSKKSIETILPPLISQNFTIVSGLAKGADTMAHESTIALGGKTIAVLGTGLFHIYPKQNEELAKIMSKEHLLITEYPPYITPKKWNFPMRNRIISGLSQAVIITEAKEKSGTVSTMEHALENGKEIFAIPGSIHSPLSAGPHNLILEGAKPVWNGYQILEELQEFEQINN, translated from the coding sequence ATGATCAATTCAGAAGAGAAGTGGATTAATCGATTTTTAGCGTTACACTATGTATTTCCAGTCCCTATGAACAAACTACATCCCCTAATTGAATACAATCCCACATTACAATTAGAGAAAATGCAGACAAGCTTACTAGTTGGTCTCTTGCGTATTACTGAAAATCGAGCGATTCAACTTAAAAACATGTACCAAAAATTTGTGGAGACCCCATTTCTACAAATTTATGATAATCACCAAATTACCCCTATAATTTTTACCAATCCCAATTATCCTACAAGTTTAAAAAATCTTTACGATCCACCGGCGGTTCTTTATGTGAAAGGAGATACTACTTTATTAAACATGCATAAAAAGTTAGCTATTATAGGTTCTAGAGAGGCAACCTATTATTCTAAGAAAAGTATCGAAACAATTTTACCTCCATTAATAAGCCAAAATTTCACTATTGTAAGCGGTCTTGCTAAAGGAGCAGATACAATGGCTCATGAAAGCACAATAGCGCTAGGAGGCAAGACAATAGCGGTTCTGGGCACAGGTTTATTTCATATATATCCGAAGCAAAATGAAGAATTAGCGAAAATAATGTCGAAAGAACATTTATTAATAACAGAATATCCACCATATATAACACCAAAAAAGTGGAATTTTCCTATGCGTAATCGTATTATTAGCGGTTTGTCACAAGCTGTCATTATTACAGAAGCTAAAGAAAAGAGTGGTACAGTTTCAACAATGGAGCATGCGTTAGAAAATGGAAAAGAAATTTTCGCTATACCTGGATCTATTCATTCCCCTTTGTCTGCAGGCCCACATAACCTTATTTTAGAGGGGGCAAAGCCTGTTTGGAATGGTTATCAAATACTTGAAGAACTACAAGAATTTGAACAAATAAACAATTAA
- the hslU gene encoding ATP-dependent protease ATPase subunit HslU, which produces MKENNLTPKQITEHLNKYIVGQDAAKKAVAVALRNRYRRQLLDEDMKNEVIPKNILMIGPTGVGKTEIARRIAKLTKAPFVKVEATKFTEVGYVGRDVESMVRDLVEAAIRIVKEEKMEEVKDQATRLANDAIVKLLVPSLKKKNANQNPFEALFGGKSEDEPLEADDTEVRLKRSQIAEDLRDGKLENEIVTVEVTEQAPSIFDALQGGGMESMGMNMQDALSSLMPKKKKKRKMKVKDARKVLMQEEASKLIDNDELSQIAIEKTEQTGIIFIDEMDKIANKSGNSTSADVSREGVQRDILPIVEGSTVNTKYGAVKTDYILFIAAGAFHMSKPSDLIPELQGRFPIRVELEKLTKDDFIRILKEPHHSLTKQYEALLYTEGVTISFSNESIARIGEIAYEVNQETDNIGARRLHTILEKILEDLSYEASDISPAHIQITPSYIDQKLDNIVKNRDLSQFIL; this is translated from the coding sequence ATGAAGGAAAACAACTTAACGCCAAAGCAAATTACTGAGCACTTAAATAAATATATTGTTGGGCAAGATGCTGCAAAAAAAGCTGTTGCAGTTGCTTTGCGAAATAGATATAGAAGACAGTTACTAGATGAAGATATGAAAAATGAAGTGATCCCTAAAAATATTTTAATGATTGGTCCTACTGGAGTAGGGAAAACAGAAATAGCAAGAAGAATAGCGAAGCTAACAAAAGCTCCATTTGTAAAAGTGGAAGCTACTAAATTTACGGAAGTAGGTTATGTCGGAAGAGACGTTGAATCTATGGTTAGAGATTTAGTAGAAGCAGCGATTCGAATTGTAAAAGAAGAAAAAATGGAAGAAGTTAAAGATCAAGCAACCCGATTAGCAAACGACGCTATAGTAAAACTTCTTGTTCCTTCTTTAAAGAAAAAGAACGCAAATCAAAACCCTTTTGAAGCATTATTCGGTGGAAAGTCGGAGGATGAACCTTTAGAAGCGGATGACACAGAGGTGCGATTAAAACGTTCACAAATTGCAGAAGATTTAAGAGACGGAAAACTAGAGAATGAAATAGTAACCGTTGAAGTGACAGAACAAGCCCCATCCATTTTTGATGCACTGCAAGGTGGAGGCATGGAAAGTATGGGCATGAATATGCAGGACGCCCTTTCTAGTTTAATGCCTAAGAAAAAGAAAAAAAGAAAAATGAAAGTAAAAGATGCTCGTAAAGTATTAATGCAGGAAGAAGCGAGCAAGTTAATAGATAATGATGAATTATCTCAAATAGCAATTGAAAAAACGGAGCAAACTGGAATCATATTTATCGATGAAATGGATAAAATCGCAAATAAAAGTGGTAATTCTACTTCTGCGGATGTTTCTAGAGAAGGTGTTCAGCGAGATATATTACCGATTGTCGAAGGGTCAACCGTTAATACGAAATATGGTGCGGTAAAAACTGATTATATTCTATTCATTGCTGCAGGAGCGTTCCATATGTCTAAACCATCTGATTTAATCCCGGAACTTCAAGGTAGATTTCCAATTCGCGTTGAATTAGAGAAATTAACAAAAGATGATTTTATTCGTATTTTAAAAGAACCTCATCACTCTTTAACAAAACAATACGAGGCTTTACTTTATACAGAAGGTGTAACTATTTCTTTTTCTAATGAATCAATAGCGAGAATTGGGGAAATAGCTTATGAAGTAAACCAAGAGACCGATAATATAGGAGCGAGACGTCTTCATACAATTCTAGAGAAAATTTTAGAAGACCTTTCATATGAAGCTTCTGACATATCTCCTGCTCATATTCAAATTACTCCTTCCTATATTGACCAAAAACTTGACAATATTGTGAAAAACAGAGACTTATCGCAATTTATCCTGTAA
- the xerC gene encoding tyrosine recombinase XerC: protein MIGSDLLHSFIDYIQLEKNYSNLTTREYKKDIEHFLLFLDGEGVTDLNEVEYVHARLYVTTLYDKKLARTSISRKISSIRSFYKFLHKEFDIREDAFRSLYHPKKEERLPHFFYEEEMEKLFQGNEGDDPLSLRNMAILELLYATGIRVSELISIELSHIDKSYGVIRVMGKGRKERYVPVGDFALSAVEEYVQKSRSKLMKSTSHPFLFVNNRGAHLTARGVQYILNEMMKKASLHTNIFPHMLRHTFATHLLNNGADLRSVQELLGHSHLTSTQVYTHVTKEHLRKTYMNAHPRA from the coding sequence ATGATTGGATCAGATTTACTACATTCATTTATAGACTATATTCAATTAGAGAAAAATTACTCTAATCTAACTACCCGTGAATATAAAAAAGACATTGAACATTTTTTACTATTTTTAGATGGAGAAGGTGTAACTGATTTAAATGAGGTTGAATACGTGCATGCAAGATTATATGTAACAACCCTTTATGATAAAAAGTTAGCTAGAACTTCAATATCAAGAAAAATCTCCTCTATCCGATCTTTTTATAAGTTTTTACATAAAGAGTTTGATATTCGGGAAGATGCTTTCCGATCCTTGTACCATCCTAAAAAAGAAGAAAGACTTCCTCATTTCTTTTATGAAGAAGAAATGGAAAAACTATTTCAAGGGAACGAAGGGGATGATCCGCTATCGTTACGAAATATGGCTATACTTGAATTATTGTATGCTACAGGCATTCGTGTAAGCGAACTTATTTCTATTGAATTAAGTCATATAGATAAGAGCTATGGAGTTATTCGTGTTATGGGTAAAGGTAGAAAAGAAAGGTATGTTCCAGTTGGAGATTTTGCTCTAAGTGCCGTAGAGGAATACGTCCAAAAAAGTAGATCAAAATTAATGAAGTCTACATCTCATCCCTTTCTCTTTGTGAACAATAGAGGAGCGCATTTAACAGCACGTGGAGTGCAATATATATTAAATGAAATGATGAAGAAGGCTTCCTTACACACGAATATTTTTCCACATATGCTGCGTCATACCTTTGCTACACATTTATTGAATAACGGAGCTGACTTAAGGAGTGTTCAAGAGTTATTAGGCCATTCCCATTTAACTTCTACTCAAGTTTATACGCATGTTACGAAAGAACATTTAAGAAAAACGTATATGAATGCTCATCCAAGGGCATAA
- the trmFO gene encoding FADH(2)-oxidizing methylenetetrahydrofolate--tRNA-(uracil(54)-C(5))-methyltransferase TrmFO, translating to MTEIVNVIGAGLAGSEAAWQIAKRGVKVRLYEMRPVKQTPAHHTDKFAELVCSNSLRANTLTNAVGVIKEEMRMLESLIIQSADNSSVPAGGALAVDRHDFAGRVTEVIRNHPMIEIINEEVTEIPEGITVIATGPLTSPALAEKVKEITGQDYLYFYDAAAPIVEKDSIDMDKVYLKSRYDKGEAAYLNCPMTEEEFNRFYDALIEAEVVPLKEFEKEIYFEGCMPVEVMASRGRKTLLFGPMKPVGLEDPKTGKRPYAVVQLRQDDAAGTLYNIVGFQTHLKWGPQKEVLQLIPGLENVEIVRYGVMHRNTFINSPTVLQPTYQLKANKQIFFAGQMTGVEGYVESAGSGLLAGINAAKLAKGEELVVFPSETALGSMARYITEADPKNFQPMNINFGLFPELQPKVRDKKVRTEQLANRALTTIQNFLKNKSV from the coding sequence ATGACTGAAATAGTAAACGTGATAGGGGCAGGACTGGCAGGAAGCGAGGCTGCATGGCAAATTGCAAAGCGAGGAGTAAAAGTTCGTCTTTATGAAATGCGACCTGTAAAGCAAACACCTGCACATCATACAGATAAATTTGCTGAACTAGTATGTTCAAATTCGCTTCGTGCAAATACCCTAACAAACGCTGTAGGGGTTATTAAAGAAGAAATGCGTATGTTAGAGTCACTTATTATTCAATCTGCAGATAATAGTAGTGTTCCTGCAGGTGGAGCACTAGCTGTAGACAGACATGATTTTGCAGGAAGAGTAACAGAGGTCATTCGCAATCATCCAATGATTGAAATCATAAACGAAGAAGTAACCGAGATTCCAGAAGGTATTACTGTAATCGCTACAGGCCCTTTAACTTCTCCTGCATTGGCAGAGAAAGTAAAAGAAATAACTGGTCAAGATTATTTATATTTTTATGATGCAGCTGCTCCAATCGTTGAAAAAGATAGCATCGATATGGATAAAGTATATTTAAAATCTCGATACGACAAAGGGGAAGCGGCTTATCTTAACTGTCCGATGACGGAAGAGGAGTTTAATCGTTTTTACGATGCACTTATAGAAGCAGAAGTGGTACCATTAAAAGAATTTGAAAAAGAAATTTACTTTGAAGGGTGCATGCCAGTAGAAGTAATGGCTAGCAGAGGCCGTAAAACGCTTTTATTTGGACCGATGAAACCGGTTGGATTAGAAGATCCTAAAACAGGTAAACGCCCTTATGCGGTTGTTCAATTAAGACAAGACGATGCTGCTGGAACCCTCTATAATATCGTTGGATTTCAAACACATTTAAAATGGGGACCTCAAAAGGAAGTTCTTCAATTAATTCCAGGATTAGAAAATGTGGAAATTGTACGGTATGGAGTTATGCACAGAAATACATTTATTAATTCACCGACTGTCCTACAACCGACTTATCAGTTAAAAGCAAATAAACAAATATTCTTTGCCGGTCAAATGACTGGAGTTGAGGGCTATGTAGAATCAGCAGGGAGTGGATTACTTGCAGGTATAAACGCTGCTAAGCTTGCAAAAGGGGAAGAATTAGTTGTGTTCCCAAGTGAGACTGCACTCGGTAGTATGGCTCGATATATAACAGAAGCTGACCCTAAAAACTTCCAACCAATGAATATTAACTTCGGATTATTTCCTGAGCTACAACCAAAAGTAAGAGACAAAAAAGTAAGAACTGAGCAATTAGCCAATCGAGCATTAACGACGATTCAAAATTTTTTGAAAAATAAATCGGTTTAA
- the hslV gene encoding ATP-dependent protease subunit HslV, translating into MGNIHATTIFAVSHKGSQAMAGDGQVTLGNQVVMKHTAKKVRRLFNGQVVAGFAGSVADAFTLFEMFEGKLLEYNGNLQRAAVELAKQWRGDKMLRQLEAMLLVMDKSNLLLVSGTGEVIEPDDGILAIGSGGNYALAAGRALKQYSGDRLTAEEIAKAALTTAADICVFTNHQIVVEVLGE; encoded by the coding sequence TTGGGTAATATACATGCAACTACAATATTTGCTGTCAGTCATAAAGGAAGTCAAGCTATGGCAGGAGACGGACAGGTAACTTTGGGTAATCAAGTTGTTATGAAACATACTGCTAAAAAAGTAAGAAGGCTTTTTAATGGTCAAGTGGTTGCTGGTTTTGCTGGTTCTGTTGCAGATGCTTTTACTCTTTTTGAAATGTTCGAAGGAAAACTCCTTGAGTATAATGGCAACCTTCAAAGGGCAGCCGTTGAGCTTGCAAAACAATGGCGTGGAGACAAAATGCTACGCCAATTAGAAGCGATGCTTTTAGTAATGGATAAAAGTAATCTATTACTCGTATCAGGAACTGGCGAAGTTATAGAACCGGATGATGGCATTTTGGCAATAGGCTCTGGTGGAAATTATGCTTTAGCTGCTGGAAGAGCGTTAAAACAATATTCAGGTGATCGTTTAACAGCTGAAGAGATTGCAAAAGCTGCTTTAACAACAGCAGCAGATATTTGTGTATTTACTAATCATCAAATTGTCGTGGAGGTTTTAGGTGAATGA
- the sucD gene encoding succinate--CoA ligase subunit alpha codes for MAIFINKDTKVLVQGITGSTALFHTKKMLEYGTKIVAGVTPGKGGTEVEGVPVFNTVEEAVKATGANVSVIYVPAPFAADAILEATDAELDLTICITEHIPVLDMVKVKRYMEGKKTRLVGPNCPGIVTADESNIGIMPPNIHSKGHVGVVSRSGTLTYEAVHQLTQAGVGQSTAVGIGGDPVNGTDFIDVLKAFNEDPETYAVVMIGEIGGTAEEEAAEWIKANMTKPVVGFIGGQTAPEGKRMGHAGAIISGGKGTAAEKIKAMQAAGMEVAPTPSVIGETLIKAIKAAGLYDKCKTH; via the coding sequence ATGGCAATTTTTATTAATAAAGATACTAAAGTTTTGGTACAAGGTATTACTGGCTCCACTGCTCTATTCCATACAAAAAAAATGTTGGAATATGGTACAAAAATCGTTGCTGGTGTAACTCCAGGTAAAGGCGGTACAGAGGTAGAAGGTGTTCCTGTATTCAATACAGTTGAAGAAGCTGTTAAAGCTACTGGAGCAAATGTTTCAGTAATTTATGTTCCAGCTCCATTTGCAGCGGATGCAATTTTGGAAGCTACAGATGCAGAATTAGACTTGACTATTTGTATTACTGAGCACATTCCAGTATTAGACATGGTTAAAGTTAAACGTTACATGGAAGGCAAAAAAACTCGTTTAGTGGGACCAAACTGCCCTGGTATTGTAACAGCAGACGAAAGTAATATTGGTATCATGCCTCCGAATATCCATTCAAAAGGGCATGTAGGTGTTGTATCTCGTTCTGGTACTTTAACTTATGAAGCAGTTCATCAATTAACTCAAGCTGGTGTAGGACAATCTACAGCGGTTGGTATTGGTGGAGACCCAGTAAATGGTACAGATTTCATTGATGTATTAAAAGCATTCAATGAAGATCCAGAAACTTACGCAGTTGTTATGATTGGTGAAATCGGTGGTACTGCTGAAGAAGAAGCAGCAGAATGGATTAAAGCTAACATGACAAAACCTGTTGTAGGATTTATCGGAGGGCAAACAGCTCCTGAAGGTAAACGTATGGGTCACGCTGGAGCAATTATTTCTGGTGGTAAAGGTACTGCAGCAGAAAAAATTAAAGCAATGCAAGCGGCTGGAATGGAAGTTGCACCAACTCCTTCAGTAATCGGCGAAACTTTAATTAAAGCAATTAAAGCAGCAGGTCTTTACGACAAATGTAAAACACATTAA